The Candidatus Stygibacter australis genome segment ACCACTAATATCAGCCTGCAATACAGCATCATAACCATTGCCGTAAAGCCTTTTTAACTGTCCGCAGAGGGCATCAAGATTTTGAAACCTTACGTCAGAAGTATGGATCAATAAATTACCATTTAGCAGAGAATTTTGTCTTTTCCATAGGTCTGAAACTATGGTAGCCAGCAATCTTAACACACCGCGGGTTCTTTGAAAGTCATGATTAGCTGCCCATCTTTTGCGGAAAACATTGATAAGTTCAGGATGAAATGGATAGGATCGCAGCATTAATTCTTTATATTGCTGCCCAAAAACATCGCCTGGCAGTTCATCCATCAGCTCCTGGTAATATTGCATATATTCGCTAACAACCTGCTGACGAACATTTTCATCACCCAGATTTTCAAATAATCTGCGCCTGATGACATCAAATATTTCTTCATCAGCAACCGGTTTGGTATCAGCACCCACACGACCCAGACGACTGGAAAGGCTGGTGAGAATATCTGCTGCCTGCTGAGAATTACCTACTTCCACCACACTGGCTGGCAGGGTTGCTATCATCATACATTTATCTGTGCGTGATATTGCTTCGGATAGTTCCTGGATAAAACTTATTGTCTGGTCGCTAAGCGTAGAAGCGCCCACGCTTACGCCAGAGGCTGATATGCAATAATCAGCTAATTCATCAATTAAGATCAAAGCTGGTTTACATTTTTGCAGCACCTTGATAAATAAACCCTTGGGCGCAGTTTTCTGCTGGTCATTTTCTTTGATTATTTCATAAGCTTCTTTGCCACCAAGCTGCCAGGCAAGTTCACCCCAAAGCGTATGCAGATGCAAACCTTCTATCTGCCTGCCCTGCACGGGATCATTTGTGGTATTAGTGAAAACAGCCACATTTGCCTGCTCAAACTTTGGATAACCAATTCTATGATACAATTCCTCAATAATACCAGAATTGATTTTATCTTTGCCAGCTTTTGCCAGATGATACAAAGAAATAAGAGTATGAGTTTTACCACCACCAAAACCAGTTTGCAGAGAAATCACTCTATTTTCCGCCTCTTCACCACCATTTAAGCCGCTGATCATTCGTTTGGCTACTGTTTTTAATCCTTCCGTGAAATAAGTCTTGGAAAAAAATACTACCGGATTTAGATATATTTCTCTACCACTGCCTTCCGCTACTTCAGAAAGGTTAGCTGCAAACACTGATTCATCAAGCTGGTTTTTCTGGATATCTATATGCGGGATAACGTTTTTGAACCAGGGTACAAGGATACCAGAATTCTGCTCTTGAGAAGAGATAACTTCTTTATTTTCTTTGAGGATGGTAATAGCTTCCACTTCTTCGTTAAAATTCAGTATCTTGAATATCTGGATCATGTTACCATAAGCTCGCTCGGTTTCAAATTCATCCACAGGCTGATAGTGTTGGCATTTATTGCGAACTTCTGCCAGCTCATCAAACCAGGTAGGCAGATTATTTACTTTTCTATCGAAATCATTTCTGAGAATATCTTTGAAGCATAATGAGAAACCCTTTAAATTGCTGTAATCAATCATACTTTTGGCTTCACGCCCCTTTTGCATCTCATCTATCCAGGAGTCTCTTTGCGCCGGATAAAGCGAATCATAATACCACTCAAACCACTTCTTGCCCTTTTGCTGCTTTAAAAGCCTTACTATATAACCTCGCATGGACTCAATAAATATCCCTAATGCCTTATATAAATTATCCTGATGCTTATTGTTTTCCACTTTCAATTCCTCCTATTCAAATAAATCCATCATATCGGTTTGTTCAACCTGCTCTTCTTTATTCTGTTTTACTTCACGCAGCAGATTCTCTTCTCCAGATATAAGCCCTGCTGCTGCCTGATGATCAATAATATCTTTAGGTAATACTTCACTCAGAGAATTTAAAACCCGCCAGAAAGGTGAACTACTATCTTGAGCTACCTTTGCCAGATATGAGATCAATTCTTTGTGGCTGCCTTTGGCGTAAATATACATTGCCCGGTGTACTTTGTCTATCTCAAAATTTCTCTGGTTCATTGCCAGTTTGCTGTCTTTTTCTATCCGGTATTCATAGTTTGCCAGTTCATGCCTGTCTTTGTGGCTTTTTAAAATATTGCACCTTTCCAGTTCACTTAGATCAAGGGCTAAGCCTATCTGAGTGATCCTCCGCACATTATCGTGATCCGTTTCACTAAATCCAAATAAATTAAGCCAGCCGATATAAAACCTGGTCACATCATCAGTTTCTATATCGCTGATAATAGCTTCAAAAGCTGATTCCCGGGCAAACTGCAACAATTCTGCTACTGTTACTTCACTGCCATCTGCCTTTTCTACTCGCAGGTATTTGCCAATCTCACTCGCTGCCTGTCCAAAACAGGATGTTAAAAGGTCTGCTCCCCGAAATCCCATACTATAGAGATATTTCACTTCTTTTTTGATGTTCTGCTCTATCGCCTTTCGCACCTCAGAAAAATCTCCAAAGTCTGCTTTAACAATGGGCTGACATGAGACGGTTACTGATGATTTTAATGCTGCATTACCTAAAGCTATCATTCTTGATTCCATTTCTGTGCTTATTGCCCAACTGCCAGTAATATTCATTTCTGCATTTAAGATGGAATTGCAAAGAGTTGTCCAGGCTTCTGTGCTTTGATGAGCAAACATGATTGATACAATTCCTGAAGTTTGTCTCTCTATCGCCTTAAATATATCCAGTAATTTATTTTCAAAATGTAGCTTTGCTTCATTTGCATCGTTATTATGATGGTGTTTTAAGGCTGTACATTCATCAGTTTTGGGTGTTTGTGGAGTAGCAAAATTTACAGGATAAATATCTCTTATTGTGCGCTTAAACCAAAGGTAGAAAAAGTCAGATAGGTCAGCATAAGCTATAGCATCATAATAGGGTGGGTCTGTAATAACACTACTTAATTCCTTTTCTTTAAACTGTTTGCTGTCTCCACTGGCGGTATTATTACATGTTGCAGAAAATGGACAATGACTTTCTGTATCAATATATCTTAATATCCAATTTAAATGGTTATTTGCACTTCCTGTAACATCACAAAATGGATTTGATTCTGGATAATCAAAAATCATGGGGATTGCCTGTCTTGAGAAAGGATGCTCTATTTTCTCACCAGTAACATTCCACCTACCAAATGTTGTATTTATCATAGAAAGTTTATTAATTAATATAGACAGATAAGTAATTAGAGCATTAGCATAGTTTTTTTCGTATTTCTGGAAAATCTCTGCTTTAACACTTTCTAAACTTTCTATCAAAGTCTGCATAACCAGCAATTGACGATCGGAAAATAGTTGTCCCCATTTATCTATACCCCAGCTAAAAGTATCTCCTCCAGCAGAATTTCTCTGCATTTTTTCAATTGGTCTGATAGTTTTAATTAAATTTCTATCAATAAAATCTTCAAATTGAAAATCTTTATTAGAGGGAATATCATAAGTTTTGCCATGCTCGGAATCATAAATAACAGCAATGATCTTTTCTTTCATAATGCCACTGATTTTTTGCTTTTTGATTGTTTTCACATCAGTGGTACTTCCGCAAACCGGGCAGATTAGATTTCCCCTGCTTGCCCATCCTTTTTCTTCGGTAACTCCTTCTTTGATTTCGAAACTTATTTCTTTATCTTTAATTACTGGTTTAAGATAGACTTTTTTATTTGGTTTATTACAAAGATAAAACTGCCTGAGCATAGGCACTTTTGCCTGACAAGCAGGATTTGAGCATTGGGCAAAGTGTGCCCAATAATAAGCCACAACATCATTCCCTTCATTATCAGTGGGATAGAGGAAACCAATTTCAACCTCAGCAAAGAGGAGCATTTTTCTGGAGAAATATTCCACATCAAAAGCGAGTCTATTACCCACAGCGAAGCCATCTTGATAAGATTCTATTTCTGTATGCTGGATACTTTCAAATACTAAATCATCATATAGTCTTTCAAATTCTTTTTCACTATAATAAATCTGTTTACCATACTTTTGCGGAAACTCCGTGCTGGCACGCTGGATGATATGAGCCACAGGGTTTATATCATTGCCATAAGTTCGGCATCCGAGTCTGGCAGCTTCCAGGGGAATAGCGCCACCACCGGCAAAAGGATCGAAAACCTTAGGCATACGACTTAAAAAGTCTTCTATTGCTTCCTGCAAAGTATTTTCTTTTGCTTTGATTTCTTTGGTTTTTTTATGCCTGTCTATGCTATTATATAAGTCCTTTTCAGCCTTCTTGATTGCTTTCAGGTGCTTATTAAAATCTTCCAAGGTATTTTGGGAAGGGTCATGAGCGACCCAGATCAGTTTTCTGGCAATAGCCAGGATTTTAGCATTATTTCTATTTTCCCATTTGATCAGGCTGTGTTCGCTGAGCAATGATTTTGCTGGCGTTTTCTTACCTTTCTTTTCGTTTTCGCTATAGATATCTGAGAATTTACCAATGAACATCAAGAGCCGGTTGCGCAGATTATCTTCCATTTTATCTTTTATATTAGTGTAGGGAATATCTTCATAAGG includes the following:
- a CDS encoding DUF499 domain-containing protein — its product is MENNKHQDNLYKALGIFIESMRGYIVRLLKQQKGKKWFEWYYDSLYPAQRDSWIDEMQKGREAKSMIDYSNLKGFSLCFKDILRNDFDRKVNNLPTWFDELAEVRNKCQHYQPVDEFETERAYGNMIQIFKILNFNEEVEAITILKENKEVISSQEQNSGILVPWFKNVIPHIDIQKNQLDESVFAANLSEVAEGSGREIYLNPVVFFSKTYFTEGLKTVAKRMISGLNGGEEAENRVISLQTGFGGGKTHTLISLYHLAKAGKDKINSGIIEELYHRIGYPKFEQANVAVFTNTTNDPVQGRQIEGLHLHTLWGELAWQLGGKEAYEIIKENDQQKTAPKGLFIKVLQKCKPALILIDELADYCISASGVSVGASTLSDQTISFIQELSEAISRTDKCMMIATLPASVVEVGNSQQAADILTSLSSRLGRVGADTKPVADEEIFDVIRRRLFENLGDENVRQQVVSEYMQYYQELMDELPGDVFGQQYKELMLRSYPFHPELINVFRKRWAANHDFQRTRGVLRLLATIVSDLWKRQNSLLNGNLLIHTSDVRFQNLDALCGQLKRLYGNGYDAVLQADISGINSNAAKIDRDRPEYGNVELTQGITSTLMLSSFGGEGYNKGLNIKEIKLDILKPGGINHNSINGAIDSLEERAHYLHYAAAGSGIKKYWFFTEPNLNIIINQARADVKSDSVTVEIIKRLNKYADRIELFRVLVAPAEDVPEQKNLTVIITHPDYLANPPKLNRELKNYISKVACKKGNSERIYKNTIIFLVCTESGKSHVDSEIRDYLACLKVNNEYRSQLDNTKQSDLRRKIDDTSAQADKAIASAYSLVIKQQNTEQKLLRIRHFKDNLAVQFNQNIISELREQEWLIDGLGHNLLRIHNLLPLSGQPVKVKDIYEAFLRFDDKPMISRKEAVETSLKKYCLNGALCIAAGDGQVFTNCFYKEDVPYFDVEDDSYWILDKSAYKSPEESQEDDKKDENGNTTDNPKGKKDEPNDQNSDEIRQFKSIQVNGKVSVENYNQIFTSFIIPLVKNKVEIEISIKGKNTEANPLTENSKTYKIIKESANQLGLNLEEEE
- a CDS encoding DUF1156 domain-containing protein; translation: MNKVKKLIEVALPIKEISAESVRDKSIRHGHISTLHLWWARRPLPVCRAIVFASLVPDPFDENCPVQFQQSVRKLLYPEPGHTAIDHYKPYEDIPYTNIKDKMEDNLRNRLLMFIGKFSDIYSENEKKGKKTPAKSLLSEHSLIKWENRNNAKILAIARKLIWVAHDPSQNTLEDFNKHLKAIKKAEKDLYNSIDRHKKTKEIKAKENTLQEAIEDFLSRMPKVFDPFAGGGAIPLEAARLGCRTYGNDINPVAHIIQRASTEFPQKYGKQIYYSEKEFERLYDDLVFESIQHTEIESYQDGFAVGNRLAFDVEYFSRKMLLFAEVEIGFLYPTDNEGNDVVAYYWAHFAQCSNPACQAKVPMLRQFYLCNKPNKKVYLKPVIKDKEISFEIKEGVTEEKGWASRGNLICPVCGSTTDVKTIKKQKISGIMKEKIIAVIYDSEHGKTYDIPSNKDFQFEDFIDRNLIKTIRPIEKMQRNSAGGDTFSWGIDKWGQLFSDRQLLVMQTLIESLESVKAEIFQKYEKNYANALITYLSILINKLSMINTTFGRWNVTGEKIEHPFSRQAIPMIFDYPESNPFCDVTGSANNHLNWILRYIDTESHCPFSATCNNTASGDSKQFKEKELSSVITDPPYYDAIAYADLSDFFYLWFKRTIRDIYPVNFATPQTPKTDECTALKHHHNNDANEAKLHFENKLLDIFKAIERQTSGIVSIMFAHQSTEAWTTLCNSILNAEMNITGSWAISTEMESRMIALGNAALKSSVTVSCQPIVKADFGDFSEVRKAIEQNIKKEVKYLYSMGFRGADLLTSCFGQAASEIGKYLRVEKADGSEVTVAELLQFARESAFEAIISDIETDDVTRFYIGWLNLFGFSETDHDNVRRITQIGLALDLSELERCNILKSHKDRHELANYEYRIEKDSKLAMNQRNFEIDKVHRAMYIYAKGSHKELISYLAKVAQDSSSPFWRVLNSLSEVLPKDIIDHQAAAGLISGEENLLREVKQNKEEQVEQTDMMDLFE